In Belonocnema kinseyi isolate 2016_QV_RU_SX_M_011 chromosome 4, B_treatae_v1, whole genome shotgun sequence, a single window of DNA contains:
- the LOC117171094 gene encoding uncharacterized protein LOC117171094, which translates to MGDRKPSELFRYLKSHATALTPEDFILEVWKTRLPSHIRNVMAASSATDIDTILKLAASVHEVSPAKQVSAVSDFTGLVEQIQQLTLQVNALTQDRNRSRSHGSQNQSRGSQNRSATPATARDDFASDWLCFYHRRFKEKATKCRGLCTWPGNDARQQ; encoded by the coding sequence ATGGGAGACCGCAAGCCCTCAGAACTTTTCCGCTACTTGAAGTCGCATGCCACTGCATTGACCCCTGAAGACTTCATCCTCGAGGTATGGAAGACTCGCCTACCCTCACATATTCGGAACGTGATGGCAGCTTCCAGCGCAACCGATATCGACACGATTCTCAAGCTCGCAGCTTCAGTGCACGAAGTTAGCCCCGCAAAGCAAGTGAGTGCCGTCAGTGATTTTACCGGGTTAGTTGAGCAGATTCAGCAGCTGACGCTCCAGGTGAACGCTCTCACGCAGGATCGCAACCGCTCGCGCTCACACGGTTCTCAAAACCAATCGCGCGGTTCTCAAAACCGATCAGCAACGCCCGCGACTGCCCGCGACGACTTTGCCAGTGACTGGTTATGTTTTTATCATCGCCGTTTCAAAGAAAAGGCGACTAAGTGCCGTGGCCTCTGCACCTGGCCGGGAAACGATGCGCGCCAACAGTGA